The Bacteroidota bacterium genome segment AAGAAGCTTATTCAGTCATATAAAAAAATACTAGTCAGATTTAAAATAAATTTATTTCAGAATGAATAAAGTGTTCAAGTATTTCTTTTTAAGTATAAATATCCTTTTTTTGATTTTTTCATGTTCAGGAAAAAATTCACATCAGGCAGGTAGCGGAGAATCAGCATCAGAACTGGCAGTGAAACCCCGTAACTGTCAAATAGTTTCACCTTCTGACCAATCTAAATTTAAACTAGGTGATAAAATAAAAATTGCGTTAAAAATTAAAAAGAAAGGGATTTCTGTTGATTCTGTTTTGTTCTATGCCGAAGGCACTAAAATCGGGAAGGGGGACAACTCCGGTTTAAGTATGAATTGGAATTCGGAAAATTCACCCTTGGGCCAGGTAACAATCAGAGTGGTTGCATATTTGAAAGGAGCCGGGCAGGAAGAAAATGATGTTACGGTGGTTTTGTTATCCAATGTGGCACCCATTCAATATTCTTATACTGTTGTAAAGACCTATCCTCACGATGCTTCGGCTTATACCCAGGGACTTATCTATGATAACGGCTTTTTATTTGAAGGAACAGGTTTGAATGGGCAATCCACTTTGAGGAAGGAAAATTTAAAAACTTCTGATATTCTGAAGGAAATTAGTTTGTCTTCCGAATATTTTGGAGAAGGAATTACCCTGTTTAATAATAAAATATATCAGATTACCTGGAAATCACAGGTGGGATTTGTTTATGACAAGGAAAGTTTCAAGTTGCTGAATAAGGTATACTTTCAAAATGCCGAAGGTTGGGGGCTTACAAATAACGGCAAACAAATTATTCTAAGTGATGGTACGGAAAAATTATTTTTCCTGCATCCCGATAATTTTGCGGAAGATCATCACATTTCTGTTTATGACAACAAGGGAATGATTGATAAACTTAATGAACTGGAGTATATCAAGGGGGATATTTATGCCAATGTCTATGGATCTGATTACATTGTAATTGTTGATCCTGCCACAGGTAAGGTAAAAGGGAAAATTGATCTGAAAGGTTTATTGAAAAAAGAAGATTATACCGACAATACCGATGTCCTGAATGGTATTGCTTATGATCCCAAAACCGAAAGGTTGTTTGTTACCGGGAAAAACTGGCCAAAACTTTTTGAAATCAAAATTCACCCAAAGAAATAGATAAAAAATTTCTTATAAGGTTAAATAAAAACTGATATAAATTACAGAAGCCGTATATTATGAACGTATACGGCTTATTTTGTCTCTTAAAATCAGCCCGTTGAAATTTACTCCTTGGCTTTAAGTGCTGAAAATTAGGTTATTATTACATATTTAACATTTATTAAAGTTTTATTAATTTCCTTTTTCGATAATAATCACTTACTTTGTAGAAGTAAAATAGGTATGTTAAGAATGAGAATTCAGTTTTAATGAATAATTGTTTTTTTTATCTCAAAATTGCAAGTCTATTTTATTGGAAACTGTTGATAAGGTGTTTAAAACTCCCTTTCTATTGTTCAAAATTCCAGGACAGGTTAATGAAGTTTTGGAGAGCAAATAAGTATTTTTGCAGTTTTAATTATTTTTTATAGTATTGCTTCGTTAAATTTTACTTAAATTATTAAAAATGGCAAAAGTAATTGCATTAGCAAATCAAAAGGGAGGAGTTGGGAAAACAACAACAGCAATTAATCTGGCAGCCAGTTTGGCTGTGCTTGAGAAAAAAGTGTTGTTGGTTGATGCTGACCCACAGGCAAATGCAACTTCCGGTATAGGCTTTGATCTTAGAAA includes the following:
- a CDS encoding glutaminyl-peptide cyclotransferase — translated: MIFSCSGKNSHQAGSGESASELAVKPRNCQIVSPSDQSKFKLGDKIKIALKIKKKGISVDSVLFYAEGTKIGKGDNSGLSMNWNSENSPLGQVTIRVVAYLKGAGQEENDVTVVLLSNVAPIQYSYTVVKTYPHDASAYTQGLIYDNGFLFEGTGLNGQSTLRKENLKTSDILKEISLSSEYFGEGITLFNNKIYQITWKSQVGFVYDKESFKLLNKVYFQNAEGWGLTNNGKQIILSDGTEKLFFLHPDNFAEDHHISVYDNKGMIDKLNELEYIKGDIYANVYGSDYIVIVDPATGKVKGKIDLKGLLKKEDYTDNTDVLNGIAYDPKTERLFVTGKNWPKLFEIKIHPKK